Sequence from the Gemmatimonadaceae bacterium genome:
TTCGTGTCCACGCGCCGCCCCTCTCCGTGTATCCGAACGCGCGCCGTTCAACGGCCGAGGTTCCACTCTCGAACGCCACAGTGCCACTCATCCCGAGCGGGCCGAAGATCCTGCTCTTTAGAAACGATGCGAAGCTCTGCCCGGACGCGCGCTCCACGATGAGGGCGAGCAACGCGTAACCGCTGTTGCTGTATCGATAAGCCGTACCCGGCGCGAAGTACGTGGTGTCCTGCGATTCGAGCAGCCGCAGCACGTCGGCGTCGTGAAGCTGTGCCGTAGTGCCGGCCGGGATCACGTCCTCGTAATCAACGATGCCGGACGTATGCGTGAGCAGATGTTGGATCGTGACGGAGCCTGTCGCCGCGGGAAGCGACGGAAGCCACTTCGAGACGCGATCATCGAGGCGCAGCTTGCCGTCCTGCACAAGAATCAGAATTGCAGCAGCGGTGAACTGCTTAGTGACCGACGCGAGGCGGTAGTTCGTCTCCGGAGTCGCGGCGACGCGCTCCTCGACATTCGAGAGTCCCCACGAGCGCCGCACGACCGTGGCACCGTCATGGATGACGAGCAACGACGCGCCAGGCACCGCGTCGTCGTAGTCGCGCATCAGCGCATCAATCTCGTCTGTTATCGAATGAACGTTGTGTATCATGAAGTTGCCTGCGCCGGAAATTTGCGCGAGATTGCCGTTCCCACCACCCACACCCGCATGGTTTCCATCTTGAGAACTCTCCGCATCTCCGTCCTGACGCTTGCCGCAGTCTCGACA
This genomic interval carries:
- a CDS encoding serine hydrolase domain-containing protein, which produces MIHNVHSITDEIDALMRDYDDAVPGASLLVIHDGATVVRRSWGLSNVEERVAATPETNYRLASVTKQFTAAAILILVQDGKLRLDDRVSKWLPSLPAATGSVTIQHLLTHTSGIVDYEDVIPAGTTAQLHDADVLRLLESQDTTYFAPGTAYRYSNSGYALLALIVERASGQSFASFLKSRIFGPLGMSGTVAFESGTSAVERRAFGYTERGGAWTRKDQSITSAVLGDGGIYASVDDLAKWDAALYDSRLLSNESRQLAFTPHTATDEPDVKYGFGWRITGETLWHSGETSGFRNVIVRFPARRLTVVLLTNRDDPEPYRTALAIARSIPIR